A section of the Girardinichthys multiradiatus isolate DD_20200921_A chromosome 5, DD_fGirMul_XY1, whole genome shotgun sequence genome encodes:
- the LOC124868779 gene encoding golgin subfamily A member 6-like protein 22 — protein sequence MESVSRYSAVEATCRQLETLEFINSSIRDNKSGELNSVPLYTFEDFPLLNREESKNQKESSQNSNISTKSKAEKTSKVTFGLIMEKTPGNPSSAQPDKGQDQLENAARVPVRPSWSDVCAPKTVVTPSQAAPAPDQRPASPPKPEDAKTHPILKLLQSKNAVEGGSADKNTRATVLVSELEFHAALSSKEGKISALEQRNATLSENMNILVAQLQQMELVRQHANETVRQLKFELADERNKVQGAAIFLQQLAREGASVHKHENDQEKKALRDEVMKLTQIIEKLQTEHETEVAVLYDERIKTNKDRRDAIRRADQLKVSLISEKNKTAETEICLAKQMEETSKLQAALVKMEKDLEEQRQQWEQEKVRLLTSNQETSEVEKLKYRLESQMVEHEDEVAVLYNELIKRNEDRRDAIRKANQLKENLVEEKNRTKEAEDSLVQQKEEAYNLQVTLVQMEKVLEEQRQQWEQEKSHHLRTNQQERDEGEQLKQQLELQKAEAEQEIAALHLEQENKNQYHQDAARKVMELEMTLVAEKTRTKEAEICLAEQGQETWKIKAALVKMEQDMENQKLLWAQEKSSLLEEQQKTVRNVEAAMKEALEVLHKERKQWETEKSCLLETIATTKESLKEMEVERKTSTESLTEKLKDLQQEMDTLQEKKLKKKSSRKSIFSVFKSSKKDPSQSETTTAKPPETLQPNQTDKNTS from the coding sequence ATGGAGTCTGTCAGCAGATATTCAGCTGTGGAAGCTACCTGCCGTCAGCTAGAAACACTGGAATTTATCAACTCCTCAATCCGTGATAACAAATCTGGTGAGTTGAACTCTGTGCCCTTATATACCTTTGAAGATTTTCCTCTGCTGAACAGAGAAGAGTCCAAGAACCAAAAAGAGTCGAGCCAAAACAGCAACATTTCGACCAAATCTAAAGCAGAGAAAACCAGCAAAGTTACATTTGGTCTGATAATGGAAAAAACTCCTGGAAATCCATCTTCTGCTCAGCCGGACAAAGGCCAAGACCAGCTTGAAAACGCAGCTAGAGTCCCAGTCAGACCCTCTTGGAGTGACGTTTGTGCTCCAAAGACTGTGGTAACCCCATCACAGGCAGCTCCAGCCCCTGATCAGAGGCCAGCGTCTCCCCCAAAGCCTGAAGACGCAAAAACACATCCAATTTTAAAACTTCTTCAAAGTAAGAACGCTGTTGAAGGAGGCAGTGCTGATAAAAACACCAGAGCTACTGTCTTGGTGTCAGAGTTGGAGTTTCATGCGGCCTTAAGCTCCAAAGAAGGGAAGATCTCAGCACTTGAACAAAGAAATGCCACATTAtcagaaaatatgaatattCTCGTCGCACAGCTTCAGCAAATGGAGTTAGTGCGCCAACATGCCAACGAGACGGTGAGGCAGCTCAAGTTTGAGTTAGCTGATGAAAGAAATAAGGTGCAGGGAGCTGCAATCTTCTTGCAACAATTAGCTAGAGAAGGTGCATCGGTCCACAAACATGAGAACGACCAGGAGAAAAAGGCTTTGAGAGATGAAGTGATGAAGTTGACACAGATAATAGAAAAGCTGCAAACTGAGCATGAAACTGAGGTTGCTGTTCTGTATGATGAGCGGATTAAGACAAACAAAGACCGTCGAGATGCCATCAGAAGGGCCGACCAGCTGAAAGTATCTCTGATCTCAGAGAAGAACAAAACAGCAGAGACTGAGATCTGTTTAGCCAAGCAGATGGAAGAAACATCTAAACTTCAAGCTGCTCTGGTCAAAATGGAGAAAGATTTGGAGGAACAAAGACAGCAGTGGGAGCAGGAAAAGGTCCGTCTCCTTACTAGTAACCAAGAAACATCTGAGGTGGAAAAGCTGAAATACCGTTTGGAGTCACAGATGGTTGAGCATGAAGATGAGGTTGCTGTTTTGTATAATGAGCTGATCAAAAGGAACGAGGACCGTCGAGATGCCATCAGAAAGGCCAAccagctgaaagaaaacctggttgaagagaaaaacagaacaaaagaggcTGAGGACAGCTTAGTCCAGCAAAAGGAGGAAGCCTATAACCTACAGGTTACTCTGGTCCAAATGGAGAAAGTTTTGGAGGAACAGCGACAGCAGTGGGAGCAGGAAAAATCTCATCATCTAAGAACCAACCAACAGGAAAGAGATGAGGGGGAGCAGCTGAAACAGCAGTTAGAGTTACAGAAAGCTGAGGCAGAACAGGAGATTGCTGCTCTGCATTTGGAGCAGGAGAATAAAAACCAATACCATCAAGATGCTGCAAGAAAAGTTATGGAACTGGAAATGACTCTGGTTGCTGAGAAGACCAGAACAAAGGAGGCTGAGATCTGTTTAGCTGAACAAGGGCAGGAAACCTGGAAAATAAAGGCTGCCTTGGTCAAAATGGAACAAGACATGGAGAACCAAAAACTGCTCTGGGCCCAGGAAAAATCCAGTCTTCTGGAAGAGCAGCAGAAAACTGTCAGAAATGTGGAAGCAGCTATGAAAGAGGCTCTGGAGGTTCtgcataaagaaagaaaacagtggGAAACAGAGAAGTCCTGCCTTCTAGAGACAATTGCAACAACAAAGGAGTCTCTGAAAGAGATGGAGGTGGAGAGAAAAACCTCAACAGAGAGTCTGACGGAGAAACTGAAAGATCTGCAGCAGGAGATGGAcacattacaagaaaaaaaacttaaaaagaaaTCTTCCAGGAAAAGCATCTTCAGTGTCTTTAAAAGCTCTAAAAAGGATCCATCTCAGTCAGAAACTACCACTGCTAAACCTCCTGAAACCCTCCAACCAAACcaaactgacaaaaacacttCCTGA